The Methanosphaera sp. BMS genome contains a region encoding:
- a CDS encoding RNA-guided endonuclease TnpB family protein yields MSDDCVLLTQSILIRGLTMKQYTVLVDISLKLNSLRNCAVEKTPFVKSTDKKHFKKINFKSIISKVKEEFKMEYSFLQAHLANAAIKKHVESFNGYVELKNKKIDGEYDRKVNPPKKHENYRLHNIIIPKESITSSKKKLREGFIELPLSREYKKVLESKNCRPRIKIPGNIRDKKIIQVEIIPINNGKMFKANFTYEAEKEPLDLDKDKFMGIDPGVNNFATIVTTEGPPCIVDGRKLKNQIYFKCKKTAHYRSILDKQGRKTSNRIRKINQKFKNIQDNFLNQTVNFIIERCKEQDVGTIVLGYNNNFQHKTNMGKKQNQIFSHIAFKQFKQKLETRCQIHEIDFIIQEESYTSQSSFLDEDILPEYQEKKDAENKGDKKKEDKVKYEFKGNRVQRGLYETQNGKIINADVNAAANIIRKCKHRFNFELLCKWVQTTPSKIKL; encoded by the coding sequence ATGTCAGATGATTGTGTTTTATTAACTCAAAGTATTCTTATTCGTGGTCTTACCATGAAACAATATACTGTTTTGGTGGATATTTCCTTGAAACTTAACTCTTTGAGAAATTGTGCGGTGGAAAAGACGCCATTTGTTAAATCTACTGATAAAAAGCATTTTAAGAAAATAAATTTTAAATCAATAATTAGCAAGGTCAAAGAGGAATTTAAGATGGAATATTCTTTTCTTCAGGCTCATTTAGCTAATGCTGCTATAAAAAAGCATGTTGAATCATTTAATGGCTATGTTGAGTTGAAAAATAAAAAAATTGATGGTGAATATGATCGAAAGGTTAATCCGCCTAAAAAACATGAGAATTATCGATTACATAATATTATAATTCCGAAAGAATCTATTACTTCTTCTAAAAAGAAGCTAAGGGAGGGTTTTATAGAATTGCCATTAAGTAGGGAGTATAAGAAAGTGTTGGAATCAAAGAATTGTAGACCTAGAATAAAAATTCCTGGAAATATACGAGATAAAAAGATTATTCAAGTGGAAATTATTCCTATAAATAATGGAAAGATGTTTAAGGCAAATTTCACTTATGAAGCTGAAAAAGAGCCGTTGGATTTGGATAAGGATAAATTTATGGGTATTGATCCTGGTGTAAATAATTTTGCAACAATTGTTACAACCGAAGGGCCTCCATGTATTGTGGACGGGAGAAAATTAAAAAATCAAATATACTTCAAATGTAAGAAAACAGCTCACTACAGATCAATTCTTGATAAACAAGGACGTAAAACATCCAATAGAATCCGAAAAATAAACCAAAAATTCAAAAACATACAAGACAACTTCCTCAACCAAACAGTAAACTTCATCATAGAAAGATGTAAAGAACAAGATGTAGGTACAATTGTGCTTGGATACAACAATAATTTCCAGCACAAGACCAATATGGGAAAAAAACAAAACCAAATATTTTCACACATAGCATTCAAACAATTCAAACAAAAACTAGAAACACGATGCCAAATACACGAAATAGACTTTATAATACAGGAAGAATCATACACAAGCCAAAGTAGCTTCCTAGATGAAGATATACTACCAGAATACCAAGAAAAAAAAGACGCTGAAAATAAGGGGGATAAAAAGAAGGAAGATAAAGTTAAATATGAATTTAAGGGCAATAGAGTCCAACGTGGATTATACGAAACACAAAATGGAAAAATTATTAACGCAGATGTAAACGCTGCAGCCAATATTATAAGAAAATGTAAGCATAGGTTCAATTTTGAGCTATTGTGTAAGTGGGTCCAGACTACTCCAAGTAAAATCAAATTATAA
- a CDS encoding nucleotidyltransferase domain-containing protein — MLNRLELANDFAKKIKSDDIKLIMLYGSVARGEDNSESDIDILIVSDNADDLRYKVNDLVVDVSLDCGEIISPHLMTEKHFNKTKDLRFLSNVLKEGVILG, encoded by the coding sequence TTGCTTAATCGACTTGAATTAGCAAATGATTTTGCAAAGAAAATAAAATCTGATGATATTAAATTAATAATGTTATATGGTTCTGTTGCTCGTGGAGAAGATAATTCAGAGTCTGATATTGATATTTTAATTGTTTCAGATAATGCAGATGATTTAAGATATAAGGTTAATGATTTAGTTGTTGATGTGAGTCTTGATTGTGGTGAGATTATTTCTCCTCATTTGATGACTGAAAAACATTTTAATAAGACTAAGGATTTAAGGTTTTTATCAAATGTTCTTAAGGAGGGTGTTATTCTAGGATGA
- a CDS encoding HEPN domain-containing protein, with the protein MEALNVGRENLTSSKLLFEKDQYRDSITMSYFAMHSSAMALFHDYDGFIKSHDGVLRLLSKCVKNGKFSRKSYGYLYDARGLRNKASYDFSAVFSRELAEELISEAEEFIEEVESRV; encoded by the coding sequence TTGGAAGCTCTTAATGTGGGTAGAGAAAATTTAACTTCTAGTAAATTGTTATTTGAAAAAGATCAATATAGGGATTCTATTACCATGTCTTATTTTGCTATGCATTCATCAGCAATGGCGTTATTTCATGATTATGATGGCTTTATTAAATCACATGATGGTGTTTTACGATTATTATCTAAATGTGTTAAAAATGGAAAATTCAGTAGAAAATCTTATGGTTATCTTTATGATGCTAGGGGTTTACGAAATAAGGCTAGTTATGATTTTTCGGCTGTTTTTTCAAGAGAACTGGCTGAAGAATTAATTTCTGAGGCTGAAGAATTTATTGAAGAAGTCGAAAGTAGGGTTTAG
- a CDS encoding inositol-3-phosphate synthase: MEKIKIAIVGLGNCASSLIQGIYYYEDKNEEDVEGLMHWTIDGYKPSDIEVVAAIDIDERKVGKDVSQAMFEKPNCTTVFCDDIPEMGVTVSMGKVLDGVAPHMKNYKADSTFVVSKEAEKTQEEIVELLKQSGAEILVNYLPVGSEEAGKFYADCALDAGIAFINCVPIFIVSDPDYEEKFREKGIPCIGDDIKAQIGATITHRTLASLFRDRGVRLERTYQLNTGGNTDFLNMLNHDRLASKRESKTEAVQSVLAHRLDDDDIHIGPSDYVPFQKDNKLCFLRMEGKTFGDVPMNIELRLSVEDSPNSAGCVIDAIRCCKLALKRGTSGALTSISSYIMKHPPIQYPDDEAHDNVEKFINGQLDH, from the coding sequence ATGGAAAAAATTAAAATTGCAATAGTAGGATTAGGTAATTGTGCAAGTTCCTTAATTCAAGGAATATACTACTACGAAGATAAGAATGAAGAAGATGTGGAAGGATTAATGCACTGGACAATAGACGGATACAAACCGTCAGATATTGAAGTCGTAGCTGCAATAGATATCGATGAACGAAAAGTTGGAAAGGACGTAAGCCAAGCAATGTTTGAAAAACCAAATTGTACCACAGTATTCTGCGATGACATTCCAGAAATGGGCGTTACTGTTTCAATGGGTAAAGTATTGGATGGTGTAGCACCACATATGAAAAACTACAAAGCTGACTCCACATTCGTAGTCTCCAAGGAAGCTGAAAAAACACAAGAGGAAATAGTGGAATTACTAAAACAAAGCGGTGCCGAAATACTTGTAAACTACTTGCCAGTAGGATCTGAAGAAGCCGGTAAATTCTATGCAGACTGTGCATTGGATGCGGGCATTGCATTTATCAACTGCGTACCGATATTCATTGTAAGCGACCCTGATTATGAAGAAAAATTCAGAGAAAAAGGAATTCCATGTATCGGTGATGACATAAAAGCACAAATCGGAGCAACCATTACTCACAGAACACTTGCAAGCCTATTTAGAGACAGGGGCGTAAGACTAGAACGTACATACCAATTAAATACAGGTGGAAATACAGACTTCCTGAACATGCTAAACCATGACAGATTAGCATCAAAAAGAGAATCAAAAACGGAAGCAGTACAATCCGTATTAGCACACAGACTTGATGATGATGACATCCATATCGGTCCTAGTGACTATGTTCCATTCCAAAAGGATAACAAACTATGTTTCTTACGTATGGAAGGTAAAACCTTTGGTGATGTCCCAATGAACATAGAATTAAGACTCAGTGTTGAAGACAGCCCAAACAGTGCAGGATGTGTAATCGACGCCATCAGATGCTGTAAATTAGCATTAAAACGTGGTACCAGTGGAGCGTTAACATCCATTTCATCATACATTATGAAACACCCACCAATTCAATATCCTGATGATGAAGCACATGACAACGTTGAGAAATTTATTAATGGCCAACTAGACCATTAA
- a CDS encoding 3'-5' exoribonuclease YhaM family protein translates to MVKKEADYINKFNQSRDIISQFLITTKEIKKDKNNKPYVEFTLQDKTGSIKARMFTNNCKKRYDNISVNNVYNIVGKIREFPVGSNKFNILIDDIRDSKKYNMDEFKRTAHKLDKHIEYFFNIQKEIKNKDMVKLLSSIFTDEILREKFINAPAAKIHHHNYKGGLIVHTNEVISICLNLCQVYEKLDKDLLITAAILHDIGKIETYDLDENNLITINRKGKLLDHIYIGANMVEQQCERLDINEEVKTKLVHMILSHHGQKELGWGSTVDPLIPEALALHHADDISAKLTKSLDNQ, encoded by the coding sequence ATGGTAAAAAAAGAAGCGGATTATATAAATAAATTTAATCAATCAAGAGACATAATCTCCCAATTTCTAATAACGACAAAGGAAATAAAAAAGGACAAGAACAACAAGCCCTATGTTGAATTCACATTACAGGACAAAACAGGAAGCATTAAAGCAAGAATGTTTACAAACAACTGTAAAAAAAGATATGACAACATAAGCGTAAACAATGTATATAACATTGTTGGAAAAATACGTGAATTTCCCGTAGGCAGCAATAAATTCAACATATTAATAGATGACATTAGGGATTCCAAGAAATATAACATGGATGAATTTAAAAGAACAGCCCATAAACTGGACAAACATATAGAGTACTTCTTCAACATACAAAAGGAAATAAAAAACAAGGACATGGTAAAACTCTTATCAAGCATATTTACCGATGAAATATTGAGAGAGAAATTCATTAACGCACCGGCGGCCAAAATACATCATCACAACTATAAAGGCGGACTGATTGTACATACCAACGAAGTAATATCAATATGCTTAAATCTATGCCAGGTCTATGAGAAACTTGATAAGGATTTATTAATTACTGCCGCAATCCTTCATGATATAGGAAAAATAGAAACCTATGATTTGGATGAAAACAATCTGATAACAATAAACAGGAAAGGAAAACTCTTGGATCATATTTATATAGGAGCCAACATGGTAGAACAGCAATGTGAACGACTGGACATCAATGAAGAAGTGAAAACGAAACTGGTACATATGATTTTAAGCCACCACGGACAAAAGGAATTGGGATGGGGTTCAACGGTAGACCCATTAATACCTGAAGCCCTTGCATTACATCATGCAGATGACATCAGTGCCAAACTTACAAAATCACTGGATAACCAGTAG
- a CDS encoding type II secretion system F family protein, giving the protein MLKRNFNHRRGSQKNIIEKESIEKILTINKNEKKEDKSRYVLPIILLLISIYLQNILLIELIIIIAITLAIYKSYPQIKEKQRQIEVTKQLPYALRQISIELQAGIGLFDAMKTVASSDYGKLSDEFKITLEEIRYGTNYNEAFDNLVKRNDTQTMKKAVNQIKRTLNSGGNLSKTLNSLANENNENMKIKYKEYSEKLNSIMLIYMFVAVLIPVILFIMIIAATTVTGPIIDGKLLIILYLFFFPLVVSFMILIIKKMEPTTL; this is encoded by the coding sequence ATGTTGAAGAGAAATTTCAACCACAGAAGAGGTAGTCAAAAAAACATCATAGAAAAGGAAAGTATTGAAAAAATACTCACAATAAACAAAAATGAAAAAAAAGAAGACAAAAGCAGATATGTCCTTCCAATCATACTACTTCTGATATCAATATACCTGCAAAACATATTGCTCATAGAACTCATCATAATAATAGCTATAACGCTGGCCATATACAAGTCATATCCACAAATAAAGGAAAAACAAAGACAAATCGAAGTGACAAAACAACTTCCCTATGCATTAAGACAGATATCAATCGAACTGCAGGCAGGAATAGGACTTTTTGATGCCATGAAAACGGTAGCTAGCAGTGACTACGGCAAATTATCCGATGAATTCAAGATAACCCTGGAAGAAATACGTTATGGAACCAACTACAATGAGGCATTTGACAACCTTGTAAAACGAAACGATACCCAGACAATGAAGAAAGCAGTAAATCAAATAAAAAGAACATTGAATAGTGGAGGAAACCTCTCCAAGACATTAAATAGCCTAGCCAATGAAAACAATGAAAACATGAAGATAAAATATAAGGAATACTCAGAAAAACTAAATTCAATAATGCTGATATACATGTTCGTAGCCGTACTGATACCGGTCATATTGTTTATCATGATCATAGCCGCAACCACAGTGACAGGACCCATCATCGACGGAAAGCTACTGATAATATTATATTTATTCTTCTTCCCACTGGTAGTATCATTCATGATACTGATAATCAAGAAAATGGAACCGACAACACTTTAA
- a CDS encoding CpaF family protein, translating to MNQNNNIKTYKTKENINLRNEHEEEYTSIKDKVIQLQVNNPDITIDERLIARLSNNDNLDIKQILRKLKLDSEGYGKINDLLKDDNLEEIMIINDKNPVYVYHRREGMMITNITLNNNEIRQIIEKIANQVQRKIDKQTPLLDARLPDGSRINATIPPITPDGPTLTIRKFKKTPITIFDLIETNTISTHLAAFLWMIIEGMNTYSSNIIIAGGTGSGKTTTLNCLCSFIPPNERIITIEDTMELQINHKHIIRCETRPPNIEDRGEITMDLLLKNSLRQRPDKIIVGEVRGKEANTLFGALNTGHSGMGTLHANSSHETITRLNNPPMNVPKIMINSIDFIIMQKRLYNNKKGNIRRITEVVEVTGMELDNLQLNKIYNYNPQKDRIEFMAISCNVLNRIAEMKGLSYKDVLDEIDNRQRYIIEVLEKKNEENIDNTEEIINKYYDN from the coding sequence ATGAATCAAAACAACAACATAAAAACATACAAAACAAAAGAAAACATCAACTTAAGAAATGAACATGAAGAAGAATACACGTCAATCAAGGACAAAGTCATACAGCTTCAGGTAAACAATCCCGACATAACTATTGATGAAAGGCTTATTGCCCGGCTATCCAACAATGACAATCTTGACATTAAGCAGATACTAAGGAAGCTGAAACTGGATTCCGAGGGATATGGAAAGATCAATGACCTGTTAAAGGATGACAACCTGGAGGAGATAATGATTATCAACGATAAGAATCCAGTATATGTATACCATAGACGGGAAGGGATGATGATAACAAACATAACGTTAAACAACAATGAAATAAGACAGATTATAGAAAAAATAGCAAACCAGGTGCAAAGAAAGATAGATAAACAAACACCCCTATTGGATGCAAGACTGCCAGATGGAAGCAGGATAAATGCTACCATACCACCAATTACACCCGACGGTCCAACATTGACAATCAGGAAATTTAAAAAGACGCCCATTACAATCTTCGATTTGATAGAAACAAATACGATTTCAACACACCTGGCGGCATTTCTATGGATGATTATAGAGGGCATGAATACATACTCGTCAAATATCATAATTGCAGGTGGAACCGGTTCCGGCAAGACAACCACCCTTAACTGCCTATGTTCATTCATACCCCCCAATGAGCGGATCATAACAATAGAGGACACCATGGAATTGCAAATAAATCACAAGCACATAATAAGATGTGAAACAAGACCCCCCAATATAGAAGACAGGGGCGAAATCACCATGGACCTGCTTCTTAAAAACTCGTTAAGACAAAGGCCCGATAAGATAATAGTCGGTGAAGTCAGAGGCAAGGAAGCAAACACCCTATTTGGTGCATTGAATACGGGTCATTCAGGAATGGGAACGTTACATGCAAACAGTAGCCATGAAACAATAACCCGGCTAAACAATCCGCCAATGAATGTGCCGAAGATAATGATTAATTCGATAGATTTTATAATCATGCAAAAAAGACTTTACAACAATAAGAAAGGAAACATCCGACGAATAACGGAGGTTGTTGAGGTTACGGGAATGGAGTTGGACAATCTGCAGTTAAATAAAATCTACAACTACAACCCACAAAAGGACAGGATAGAGTTCATGGCAATATCATGCAATGTTCTAAACAGGATAGCGGAGATGAAGGGATTATCATACAAGGATGTGCTGGATGAAATCGATAATAGGCAAAGATACATAATTGAAGTTTTGGAAAAAAAGAATGAAGAGAATATAGATAACACGGAAGAAATTATCAACAAATACTATGACAACTAA
- a CDS encoding RsmD family RNA methyltransferase, whose protein sequence is MKCQCEKSCIIDKRQLLKKTNGLYAPCDECNTKKLKKSLPITRQVKADKINARYGLCSNCKKRNIDYVMAHILKILMDNNLQSDSASIRKTGTPLITPGVYLEKQPYLSENTLIILIDNIDKKTAQIILEEVPEVKGVLKGNINNTVGQITEKDEVYNYELLAGCDIRCDIQNTDAGEIILYKQQSKIHIEYPKLESPKILEVKEALEKYDNPRVIDAMCGPGTLGIYALKRNAERVIFNDIYKDAIDNLKLNLEINQINPDQYEIYNKNLDDLINLVDSKYDIGLIDAFPNVDTADYEDKLKNICKDVIII, encoded by the coding sequence ATGAAATGTCAATGTGAAAAAAGTTGTATAATTGATAAAAGACAACTGCTAAAAAAAACGAATGGATTATACGCTCCCTGCGATGAATGCAACACCAAAAAACTAAAAAAATCACTGCCCATAACAAGACAGGTCAAAGCGGATAAGATAAATGCCCGCTACGGACTATGTTCAAATTGCAAAAAAAGAAACATAGACTACGTGATGGCACACATACTCAAAATACTGATGGACAACAATCTGCAAAGTGATTCGGCATCTATCCGGAAAACCGGAACGCCCCTGATAACACCAGGAGTATACCTTGAAAAACAGCCATACCTCTCAGAAAACACACTGATTATCCTCATAGATAACATCGATAAAAAAACGGCACAGATTATCTTAGAAGAAGTTCCTGAAGTAAAGGGGGTATTGAAGGGCAACATCAACAATACCGTAGGACAAATAACCGAAAAAGATGAAGTATACAACTACGAACTGCTGGCCGGATGCGACATTAGATGTGACATTCAGAATACTGATGCCGGAGAGATAATACTATACAAGCAGCAATCAAAGATTCACATTGAATATCCGAAACTTGAGTCTCCGAAGATACTTGAAGTTAAAGAGGCACTGGAAAAATATGACAATCCAAGAGTGATAGATGCAATGTGCGGGCCGGGAACACTGGGAATATATGCACTAAAAAGGAATGCCGAACGGGTAATCTTCAATGACATATATAAGGACGCCATAGATAACCTGAAGTTAAACCTTGAAATAAATCAAATAAATCCTGATCAATACGAAATATACAATAAGAATCTTGATGACTTGATAAACCTGGTTGATTCAAAATATGACATAGGATTAATAGATGCATTCCCAAACGTCGATACTGCCGATTATGAAGACAAACTAAAAAATATCTGTAAAGATGTAATCATAATCTAA
- a CDS encoding tripartite tricarboxylate transporter permease, whose amino-acid sequence MIEILLAIITGIFFGILTGLTPGLHVNTVGIIVFSSSDLILNHTSSITLCTFFVTIAVVHAMIEFIPSLIFGLSTEDTITSVQPAHRLLFKGEGHKAIRLVSFGGFLSIIILVILLPLLFMILPILYGFLKEFIAYLLIITMTLMIYFTNKSNSHRLYSLAIFLLSGILGYFVLNSNLSGNTALLCILSALFSISTLLYSITKKSHLPPQRNDKIININNRLIKSTFAGSISGCILGLLPGLGPAQGSIIAQTLTFNRNITPEDFLLTNSGVNISDTIFSLIAIYLIGNPRSAVSMYVSYILSNLELVHVIFFIFIALVSVSLSCIISIKLGDYVIERVNNVNYYNLNIALVVLVTFIVLAYSVVTNAPLIYVLICYVTGTALGLLPNYLDISKSNLMGVLIVPSIITYLGLF is encoded by the coding sequence ATGATAGAAATTTTATTAGCAATCATCACAGGAATATTTTTTGGAATCTTAACTGGATTAACTCCCGGCCTACACGTAAATACTGTGGGCATAATCGTATTTTCATCATCAGATTTAATCTTAAACCATACTAGCAGCATAACACTATGCACATTCTTCGTGACAATTGCGGTTGTTCATGCAATGATTGAATTTATTCCTTCATTGATATTCGGATTGTCAACCGAGGATACCATCACAAGCGTTCAACCTGCCCATAGATTACTTTTTAAGGGTGAAGGTCATAAGGCAATAAGACTTGTAAGCTTTGGAGGTTTTTTGTCAATCATTATCCTAGTTATCCTGCTTCCTTTATTGTTTATGATTCTGCCAATTCTTTACGGCTTTCTAAAGGAATTCATTGCATATCTGTTAATCATTACCATGACGTTGATGATTTATTTTACAAATAAAAGCAACAGTCACAGGCTTTACAGCCTAGCAATCTTTTTGTTATCTGGAATATTGGGTTATTTTGTCCTGAATAGTAATTTAAGTGGCAATACAGCATTGCTATGCATATTATCTGCATTGTTCAGCATCAGCACATTATTGTATTCCATTACCAAAAAGTCACATCTTCCGCCACAAAGAAATGATAAAATCATCAACATCAACAATCGCCTTATAAAGTCAACATTTGCGGGCAGCATTTCGGGTTGTATTTTAGGCTTGCTTCCGGGTCTTGGTCCTGCTCAGGGCAGCATCATAGCACAGACATTGACTTTCAATAGAAATATCACTCCCGAGGATTTTCTTCTGACAAACAGTGGCGTTAACATATCGGATACGATCTTTTCATTGATAGCGATATATCTGATAGGAAATCCACGAAGTGCCGTTAGCATGTATGTAAGTTATATTTTAAGCAATTTGGAATTGGTGCATGTGATTTTTTTCATATTCATAGCATTGGTTAGCGTGTCGTTGTCATGCATCATTTCCATAAAATTAGGTGATTATGTTATCGAGAGGGTCAATAATGTAAATTATTATAATTTGAACATCGCTTTGGTTGTTCTGGTTACATTTATAGTGCTGGCATATTCTGTTGTTACAAATGCACCATTGATATATGTATTGATATGTTATGTTACAGGTACCGCGTTGGGTTTACTTCCCAATTATCTTGACATCAGCAAGAGTAATCTGATGGGTGTTTTGATAGTCCCATCAATCATCACGTATCTTGGACTGTTTTAG
- a CDS encoding elongation factor 1-beta, with amino-acid sequence MSDVAGILKVMPESPDVDLEALKSSIQGAVGEEEFERIEEEPIGFGLVALNVTIVVDDGEGGTEPAEKAIADLDGVASVEVTDVRRLM; translated from the coding sequence ATGTCTGACGTAGCAGGAATATTAAAAGTAATGCCTGAAAGTCCGGATGTAGACTTAGAAGCATTAAAATCAAGCATCCAGGGTGCCGTAGGTGAAGAAGAATTTGAAAGAATTGAAGAAGAACCTATCGGATTTGGATTAGTAGCATTAAATGTGACTATTGTAGTGGATGATGGTGAAGGTGGAACTGAACCAGCAGAAAAAGCAATAGCAGATTTAGATGGCGTTGCTAGTGTAGAAGTTACTGATGTAAGAAGATTAATGTAA